One genomic region from Campylobacter sp. RM5004 encodes:
- a CDS encoding thermonuclease family protein: MKKPTKAQMKLIQKLPFKYQIIALIIFLVVANFSYFSSFTKEYSLEHVSDGDTITLLTKGEKIKVRFYGIDAPESAQEYGQFCKDMLGDFLKGKEIKLEIKDKDKYGRVVGIVYANNEDINQKMVRNGCAWSYQNYTKKYLEDEKYARANKLGLWQSKNPQNPRDFRLEHKRN, translated from the coding sequence ATGAAAAAACCCACAAAAGCACAAATGAAATTAATTCAAAAACTACCATTTAAATATCAAATAATAGCTTTAATTATATTTTTAGTTGTTGCAAATTTTTCTTATTTTAGCTCTTTTACTAAAGAATATTCACTAGAGCATGTAAGTGATGGAGATACTATAACCTTACTTACAAAAGGAGAAAAAATAAAAGTTAGATTTTATGGTATAGACGCACCTGAGAGTGCTCAAGAATACGGGCAGTTTTGTAAAGATATGTTAGGAGATTTTTTAAAAGGAAAAGAGATTAAATTAGAAATAAAAGATAAGGATAAATACGGAAGAGTAGTAGGTATAGTTTATGCGAATAATGAAGATATAAACCAAAAAATGGTAAGAAATGGATGTGCTTGGTCTTATCAAAATTACACTAAAAAATATTTAGAAGATGAAAAATATGCAAGAGCAAACAAATTAGGCTTATGGCAAAGCAAAAACCCACAAAATCCAAGAGATTTTAGATTAGAACATAAAAGAAATTAA
- a CDS encoding YbdD/YjiX family protein, with product MGFFDKIKAACGIPDYEAYLKEHKEKHPNEEPLSKEEFLKREKERLNSNCA from the coding sequence ATGGGATTTTTTGACAAAATAAAAGCAGCTTGTGGAATTCCTGATTATGAAGCTTACTTAAAAGAGCATAAGGAAAAGCACCCAAACGAAGAGCCTTTAAGCAAAGAAGAGTTCTTAAAGCGTGAAAAAGAACGCCTTAACTCAAATTGTGCTTGA
- a CDS encoding Rrf2 family transcriptional regulator — protein MLFTRASEYALISLIYIAKHQSPVDVDTLSNELNIPRSFLAKILQNLARADILKSYKGINGGFILAKDASKINIKDVIISAEKKEPLVFECSGDDKCPNNRHDTCKIYPIINNLQNKINVFLTNITLEQILK, from the coding sequence ATGTTATTTACAAGAGCAAGTGAGTATGCTTTAATTAGTTTAATTTATATAGCAAAACATCAAAGCCCAGTTGATGTAGATACTTTATCAAATGAATTAAATATACCAAGAAGTTTTTTAGCAAAAATTTTACAAAATCTAGCAAGAGCTGATATTTTAAAATCCTATAAAGGTATAAATGGCGGCTTTATTTTAGCAAAAGATGCAAGTAAAATAAATATAAAAGATGTGATAATTTCGGCTGAGAAAAAAGAGCCTTTAGTATTTGAATGTAGTGGCGATGATAAATGCCCTAATAATAGGCATGATACTTGCAAGATTTATCCAATAATCAATAATCTTCAGAATAAAATTAATGTGTTTTTAACAAATATTACGCTTGAACAGATTTTAAAATAA
- the flhA gene encoding flagellar biosynthesis protein FlhA — translation MAGQTKSIGELVAPYLAPVLKFKSLTMVFLIVAILAIIIVPLPSGILDFCLALSIAISVLMILISMYIPKPTDLTTFPTLILVITLFRLSLNIATTRMILSKGHEGPAAVSDIIASFGEFVVGGNYVIGVVVFCILVLINFMVVTKGSTRVSEVQARFTLDAMPGKQMAIDADLNAGLITEEQARERRQEIIGEANFYGAMDGSSKFIKGDAVAGIIITIVNVVGGLMIGMFQHDMDISLAASYYTILTIGDGLVSQIPGLITSTATAIIITRASKEEKPFAEKSLEQLFGDAQTLFIVGFILFVFALVPGLPTLSLGFMAFVFSGLGYLMLKTKDENFLKTKTKPKTQAGQQAPTSAGATPSTPPKKSEAEIAAERKKKTEDSLKLEMLELQIGYSLLKIAENDLVDRIPTMRQTIAKNLGFLMQDIRITDNLQLQPNEYCFIIRGIPVAKNIIYPDKFLAIDNGFDETDELEGIEVIEPAFGSKAIWIDPSEKNKATMSGYVVAHPGAVICTHISELIKQNAAELLTLQEVHYLLEKLKATQSIVVDECLKVAPISLIQKVLRQLLKDQIPIKDMGSILEQIIVLAKVTQDEDIITDHVRVALNRVITNLYLDENGTLQFYAFSNKVNARLQEMLVTNKLGNITLAINMEQTHALYTALNDKVNEHYSMQSSAFVLLVESNVRRKIAEICMKYGLKQVVVLAFSEMANNTNFNNLGNIDADI, via the coding sequence ATGGCAGGACAGACAAAAAGTATAGGGGAATTAGTAGCTCCGTATTTAGCACCGGTGCTAAAATTCAAAAGCCTTACAATGGTGTTTTTAATAGTTGCTATTTTAGCAATTATTATTGTTCCATTGCCTTCGGGAATACTTGATTTTTGTCTTGCTTTAAGTATTGCAATATCGGTGCTTATGATATTGATTTCAATGTATATACCAAAGCCAACTGATCTTACAACCTTTCCTACCTTAATATTGGTAATTACTCTTTTTAGATTAAGTCTAAACATAGCAACAACAAGAATGATTTTAAGCAAAGGTCATGAAGGACCTGCTGCAGTTAGCGATATAATCGCAAGTTTTGGCGAATTCGTTGTAGGTGGAAATTATGTAATAGGGGTGGTTGTTTTTTGTATATTAGTTTTAATTAATTTCATGGTTGTAACAAAGGGTTCAACTCGTGTAAGCGAAGTTCAAGCAAGATTTACACTAGACGCAATGCCAGGAAAGCAAATGGCAATTGATGCGGACTTAAACGCAGGTCTTATTACAGAAGAACAAGCTAGAGAAAGACGCCAAGAAATCATAGGAGAAGCAAACTTCTATGGAGCTATGGATGGATCTTCTAAGTTTATTAAGGGTGATGCGGTAGCTGGTATTATTATTACTATCGTTAACGTTGTTGGTGGCTTAATGATAGGTATGTTTCAGCATGATATGGATATTTCGCTAGCAGCTTCTTATTATACTATTTTAACAATAGGCGATGGTCTAGTATCTCAAATACCAGGTCTTATTACTTCAACTGCAACAGCGATAATAATTACTCGTGCAAGTAAAGAAGAAAAACCGTTTGCTGAAAAATCTTTAGAGCAATTATTTGGCGATGCTCAAACATTGTTTATAGTAGGCTTTATTTTATTTGTTTTTGCTTTAGTTCCTGGTCTTCCTACGCTTTCTTTGGGTTTTATGGCTTTTGTCTTTTCTGGTTTAGGCTATTTAATGCTTAAAACTAAAGATGAAAATTTCTTAAAGACAAAAACAAAGCCAAAAACACAAGCAGGACAACAAGCGCCTACAAGTGCAGGTGCAACACCAAGCACACCACCTAAAAAGAGTGAAGCAGAAATTGCAGCTGAAAGAAAGAAAAAGACAGAAGATAGCTTAAAACTTGAAATGTTAGAGCTTCAAATAGGTTATTCTTTGCTTAAAATTGCTGAAAATGACTTAGTAGATAGAATTCCTACAATGCGTCAAACAATAGCTAAAAACTTAGGCTTTTTAATGCAAGATATAAGAATTACTGATAACTTGCAGTTACAACCTAATGAATATTGCTTTATTATAAGAGGAATTCCTGTTGCAAAAAATATTATTTATCCTGATAAATTTTTGGCAATTGATAATGGTTTTGATGAAACTGATGAGCTTGAAGGTATTGAAGTGATTGAGCCTGCTTTTGGTTCAAAAGCTATTTGGATTGATCCAAGCGAGAAAAACAAAGCTACTATGAGTGGTTATGTTGTAGCTCATCCAGGAGCTGTGATTTGTACTCATATTAGTGAATTAATCAAGCAAAATGCTGCCGAGCTTTTAACTTTACAAGAAGTGCATTATTTATTAGAAAAATTAAAAGCAACCCAAAGCATTGTTGTAGATGAATGCTTAAAAGTAGCTCCTATTAGCTTAATTCAAAAGGTTTTAAGACAATTATTAAAAGATCAAATCCCTATTAAAGATATGGGAAGTATTTTAGAACAAATCATAGTTTTAGCAAAAGTTACTCAAGACGAAGATATTATAACCGATCATGTAAGAGTTGCTTTAAATAGGGTTATTACTAATTTATATTTAGATGAGAACGGCACTTTACAATTTTACGCATTTTCAAATAAGGTAAATGCAAGATTGCAAGAAATGTTAGTAACAAATAAATTAGGAAATATTACCTTGGCTATTAACATGGAGCAAACTCATGCACTATATACTGCATTAAACGATAAGGTAAATGAGCATTATAGTATGCAATCTAGTGCTTTTGTATTATTAGTAGAATCTAATGTAAGAAGAAAAATAGCTGAAATTTGTATGAAATATGGCTTAAAGCAAGTTGTTGTATTAGCGTTTTCAGAAATGGCAAATAATACAAACTTTAATAACTTAGGCAATATTGATGCAGATATTTAG
- a CDS encoding DHH family phosphoesterase, translated as MKIYHLSHTDLDGYGCQYVVANYFKNCEFYNSNYGKEIEERFDEIIQKIEANPNELALILITDVNPVDSVCEDFSNRVAKLENAKLLLLDHHQTGKACMEKYPWYLLDSSRCATKITYDFFSKIFGEDKELSLMVDIINSIDIWLSDNKHFELGKILMQIIASSKEINRVMFSKQNHAYMFFLLNKAKEFFHLNEPHIALEDATHKIKKEFFKSNKNDTLCNLISDYLVRILSENKEDYTIYYKDKKGLLVYDIGNVSVIGNDFLVKNPEYDFFLEINPGKKISLRANNKIDVSLFAKTAFNGGGHANASGGIFSSYKDSNVYSKIYEQTKTYLEKFNEK; from the coding sequence ATGAAGATATATCACTTAAGCCATACTGATTTAGATGGATATGGCTGTCAATATGTAGTAGCTAATTATTTTAAAAATTGTGAATTTTATAATTCTAATTATGGCAAAGAAATTGAAGAAAGATTTGATGAAATCATACAAAAAATAGAAGCAAATCCAAATGAATTAGCACTTATTTTAATAACCGATGTAAATCCAGTTGATAGTGTTTGCGAAGATTTTAGCAATAGGGTTGCAAAGTTAGAAAATGCTAAATTATTATTACTAGATCATCACCAAACAGGCAAGGCTTGTATGGAAAAATATCCGTGGTATTTGCTAGATAGCTCAAGGTGTGCTACTAAGATTACTTATGATTTTTTTAGCAAAATTTTTGGCGAAGATAAAGAGCTTAGTTTAATGGTTGATATTATTAATAGTATTGATATTTGGCTAAGTGATAATAAGCATTTTGAACTGGGCAAAATTTTAATGCAAATAATTGCAAGTAGTAAAGAGATTAATAGAGTTATGTTTTCTAAGCAAAACCATGCTTATATGTTCTTTTTATTAAATAAAGCTAAAGAATTTTTTCACCTAAATGAGCCACATATTGCATTAGAAGATGCAACACATAAAATTAAAAAAGAGTTCTTTAAAAGCAATAAAAACGATACTTTATGCAATCTAATAAGTGATTATTTAGTAAGAATTTTAAGCGAAAACAAAGAAGATTACACAATATATTATAAAGACAAAAAAGGCTTATTAGTTTATGATATAGGCAATGTTAGCGTAATAGGTAATGATTTTTTAGTTAAAAATCCTGAATATGATTTCTTTTTAGAAATAAATCCAGGCAAGAAAATATCTCTTAGAGCAAATAATAAAATAGATGTAAGTTTATTTGCTAAGACTGCATTTAATGGTGGCGGACACGCTAATGCAAGTGGCGGAATATTTTCATCTTATAAAGATTCTAATGTATATTCTAAAATCTACGAACAAACTAAAACTTATTTGGAGAAATTTAATGAAAAATGA
- the polA gene encoding DNA polymerase I: protein MKKLIVIDTLNVLFRSYYAMRNLRSAKDEKPIGMIFGLLNFILKIVEEVECDYVVFALDSSGGSFRKELLPDYKANRKELEDDLRVQIPICIELIKKSGFLSIEVSNYEADDVIASVAKYAKEKGLFTSIYSTDKDLYQLLDDNNTELIGKNYEIINELACLEKFGVKPNQMLDYLTLVGDSADNFKGIPGIGPVAAKKLLNEYGSLDNVYKNLNVLGNKSSQKKLIEHKEDAILSKKLAKLVDDLPLGDFLESARKPSINVFNNIADELREFELFKFLKLINNEVKVEKQKEISMDFNAILLDTKEELFKVVDSINGVIGFDTETTGLNFDDKIVGFSFCYENNSYYVPILHKNSKNISKEDAIKAIAKLFENEIIGHNLKFDLKMLSNDLGINFPKNYKDSMIAAWLLDPSSKFSLDFLAKEYFDYSCLAFEEVVKKGENFSDIDTALACKYASEDAFITKAIYEYAYSKLDDERKKDFVYECEFIKVLISLETNGISLNKNKLLELKTILENNLKELEEQVFSEVGESFNLNSPKQLKEILYEKLALPNNYKGSTNEEALQNLAHPVAKIILEYRSANKVLSTYVLPLLELNTNNEDEFIVRSNFLQTGTATGRLSSNNPNLQNIPARSKYANLLKEAFVAKQGYSFISLDYSQIELRMLAHFSKDENLLKAFLLDEDIHTRTAIEIFKESDKEKRNYAKSINFGLIYGMGARRLSEELKIPYSEASEYIKKYFNSFSSIKDYFENTKKQTKDLGYIKTLLGRKRFFKYTNDIKVNNAHDRECINSILQGSAADLIKLAMIKLYPYLNKEIKLILQIHDELIFEVKDERVLEFSKIARNIMENAYGLNVKLKTSLSVGKSWAELK, encoded by the coding sequence ATGAAAAAATTAATTGTAATTGATACTTTAAACGTTTTATTTCGTTCATACTATGCTATGAGAAATTTAAGAAGTGCAAAAGATGAAAAACCAATAGGAATGATTTTTGGTTTGCTTAACTTTATTTTAAAAATCGTTGAAGAAGTTGAATGCGATTATGTAGTATTTGCACTAGATAGCTCAGGTGGTTCGTTTAGAAAAGAGCTTTTGCCAGACTATAAAGCAAATAGAAAAGAATTAGAAGATGATTTAAGAGTTCAGATTCCAATTTGTATTGAGCTTATTAAAAAATCAGGATTTTTAAGCATAGAAGTATCAAATTACGAAGCTGATGATGTAATAGCAAGTGTTGCAAAATACGCAAAAGAAAAAGGCTTATTTACAAGCATTTATTCAACCGATAAAGACCTTTATCAATTACTTGATGATAATAATACCGAGCTAATAGGCAAAAATTATGAAATTATTAATGAATTAGCGTGTTTAGAAAAATTCGGAGTAAAGCCTAATCAAATGCTAGATTATTTAACATTGGTAGGCGATAGTGCAGATAATTTTAAAGGTATTCCAGGCATAGGTCCAGTTGCTGCGAAGAAATTATTAAATGAATACGGAAGCCTTGATAATGTATATAAAAATTTAAATGTTTTAGGTAATAAAAGCTCACAAAAAAAACTAATAGAGCATAAAGAAGACGCAATTTTATCTAAGAAATTAGCAAAATTAGTTGATGATTTGCCTTTAGGAGATTTCTTAGAAAGTGCTAGAAAACCTAGTATAAATGTATTTAATAATATAGCTGATGAATTAAGAGAATTTGAATTATTTAAGTTTTTAAAGCTAATAAACAATGAAGTAAAAGTAGAAAAACAAAAAGAAATATCAATGGATTTTAATGCTATTTTATTAGATACAAAAGAAGAATTATTTAAAGTTGTTGATAGTATTAATGGCGTAATAGGTTTTGATACAGAAACAACGGGGCTTAATTTTGATGATAAGATTGTTGGTTTTTCATTTTGCTATGAGAACAATAGTTATTATGTGCCGATTTTGCATAAAAACTCAAAAAATATTTCAAAAGAAGATGCAATTAAAGCTATTGCAAAATTATTTGAAAACGAAATCATAGGACATAATTTAAAGTTTGATTTAAAAATGCTTTCAAATGATTTAGGAATTAATTTTCCAAAAAATTATAAAGATAGTATGATAGCAGCTTGGTTGCTTGATCCAAGTTCAAAATTTTCTCTTGATTTTTTAGCTAAAGAATATTTTGATTATTCTTGCTTAGCTTTTGAAGAAGTGGTAAAAAAGGGCGAAAATTTTAGCGATATTGATACAGCTTTAGCTTGTAAATACGCAAGTGAAGATGCATTCATTACAAAAGCTATTTATGAATATGCGTATTCAAAATTAGATGATGAGCGTAAAAAAGATTTTGTTTATGAATGTGAGTTTATTAAGGTTTTAATTTCTTTAGAAACTAATGGAATTAGTCTTAATAAAAATAAATTATTAGAATTAAAAACAATCTTAGAAAATAATTTAAAAGAATTAGAAGAGCAAGTATTTAGCGAAGTTGGCGAAAGCTTTAATCTAAATTCTCCTAAGCAATTAAAAGAGATTTTATATGAGAAATTAGCACTCCCTAATAATTATAAAGGCTCAACAAACGAAGAAGCATTGCAAAACCTAGCTCATCCTGTGGCTAAAATAATCTTAGAATATAGAAGTGCTAATAAGGTTTTAAGCACTTATGTTCTACCTTTACTTGAGTTAAATACAAATAATGAAGATGAATTTATAGTTCGCTCAAATTTCTTACAAACAGGAACAGCTACTGGAAGACTTAGCTCAAATAATCCAAATTTACAAAACATTCCAGCAAGAAGCAAATATGCTAATTTATTAAAAGAAGCTTTTGTTGCAAAGCAAGGATATTCTTTTATAAGTCTTGATTATTCTCAAATAGAATTAAGAATGCTTGCTCATTTTAGTAAAGATGAAAATTTATTAAAAGCCTTTTTATTAGATGAAGATATTCATACAAGAACGGCGATTGAGATTTTTAAAGAAAGCGATAAAGAAAAGAGAAATTATGCAAAAAGCATAAACTTTGGTTTAATTTATGGAATGGGTGCAAGGCGTCTTAGTGAAGAGCTAAAAATACCTTATAGCGAAGCTAGTGAATATATCAAAAAATACTTTAATTCTTTTAGTAGTATTAAAGATTACTTTGAAAATACAAAAAAACAAACAAAAGATTTAGGTTATATAAAAACTCTTTTAGGTAGGAAGAGATTTTTTAAATATACAAATGATATAAAGGTTAATAACGCACACGATAGAGAATGTATAAATAGTATTTTGCAAGGCTCGGCTGCTGATTTAATTAAATTAGCTATGATTAAACTTTATCCATATTTAAATAAAGAAATTAAATTAATTTTGCAAATTCATGATGAATTAATATTTGAAGTAAAAGACGAAAGAGTTTTAGAGTTTTCTAAAATAGCTCGTAATATTATGGAAAATGCTTATGGATTAAATGTAAAGCTTAAAACTAGCCTTAGTGTAGGCAAAAGTTGGGCAGAGTTAAAATAA
- a CDS encoding GGDEF domain-containing protein → MNLLFDWTKDYETSLNEVDEQHKYLVSLTNEIAIKLSEKSLNKQELDEAFKKILDYASYHFMAEEKLMKEKNINSIFYEKHEKSHKQFVEQVQQLFLEVGDGVNKEAVRSLLEFLISWLAFHILGTDQNMAKQIDLIDKGHSPNEAYEMVEQNTNKQTEPLVKALNGLVNVVIKRNNELLELKRNLELKVMEKTRELSAANQTLRTLASTDVLTNLPNRRYLFEALDVILEEAKENLLLTSGLMIDLDNFKEINDNYGHEMGDKVLKEFSQAIKEAIRTDDVFARLGGDEFFLLLPNTDSRGAFILANQLLEVTRKLNIRVGDRLDDKWNSSISIGIATITPSKITCANDFMKKADLAVYAAKNAGKNCIRVYSEEILTN, encoded by the coding sequence ATGAATTTATTATTTGATTGGACAAAAGACTATGAAACTAGTTTAAATGAAGTTGATGAGCAACATAAGTATTTAGTTAGCTTAACAAATGAAATTGCGATTAAACTTAGTGAAAAATCTCTTAATAAGCAAGAATTAGATGAAGCTTTTAAGAAGATATTAGATTATGCAAGTTATCACTTTATGGCTGAAGAAAAATTGATGAAAGAAAAAAATATCAATAGTATTTTTTATGAAAAACACGAAAAAAGCCATAAACAATTTGTAGAGCAAGTGCAACAATTATTCCTTGAAGTTGGAGATGGGGTTAATAAAGAAGCTGTTAGAAGTCTTTTAGAATTTTTAATCTCATGGCTTGCTTTTCATATTTTAGGAACAGATCAAAATATGGCAAAGCAAATTGATTTGATTGATAAAGGACATTCGCCTAACGAAGCTTATGAAATGGTAGAACAAAATACCAATAAACAAACAGAACCTTTAGTAAAAGCTTTAAATGGCTTAGTAAATGTTGTAATTAAAAGAAATAATGAATTATTAGAGCTTAAGAGAAATCTTGAGTTAAAAGTAATGGAAAAAACTAGAGAATTATCAGCGGCAAATCAAACTTTAAGAACTTTAGCTTCTACTGATGTTTTAACAAATTTGCCTAATAGAAGATATTTATTTGAAGCTTTAGATGTAATTTTAGAAGAAGCAAAAGAAAATTTACTTCTTACAAGTGGGCTCATGATAGATTTGGACAATTTCAAAGAAATCAATGATAATTATGGTCATGAAATGGGAGATAAAGTATTAAAAGAATTTTCTCAAGCGATCAAAGAAGCAATTAGAACTGATGATGTATTTGCTAGACTTGGTGGAGATGAGTTTTTCTTACTTTTACCAAATACAGACTCAAGGGGTGCATTTATTCTAGCAAACCAACTTTTAGAAGTAACTAGAAAGTTAAATATAAGAGTAGGGGATAGATTAGATGATAAATGGAATAGTAGCATAAGCATAGGAATTGCAACAATAACTCCTAGCAAAATAACCTGTGCAAATGATTTTATGAAAAAAGCCGATTTAGCAGTATATGCAGCTAAAAATGCTGGTAAAAATTGCATCAGAGTTTATAGTGAAGAAATTTTAACTAATTAA
- the motA gene encoding flagellar motor stator protein MotA, whose product MDLTTVLGMVLALTSICVGDILEGGNPLHLIHISSVLIVLPTAFFSTMVATNKYYIKGAFRELKIVFKGSGVNFQARVDQLVEFASIARKDGLLALEPKVAEIDNACLKSAMMMMVDGKDVEEIKESMELDISHSETYYDECREFFCRVGESCPTFGLVGAVCGLMLALQLLDDPQAMAMGIAGAFTATVTGIYCCYGVFVPWGNKIKGNGHDLIMEKELMMAGVIGIAEGANPRDLEQKLFLYMPHGVVPKSQFGE is encoded by the coding sequence GTGGATTTAACAACGGTCTTAGGAATGGTTTTAGCGCTTACTTCAATATGCGTTGGGGATATTTTAGAGGGTGGTAACCCGCTACATCTTATACATATATCATCGGTTCTTATCGTTTTGCCTACGGCGTTTTTCTCAACTATGGTTGCTACAAATAAATACTATATAAAAGGTGCTTTTAGGGAGCTAAAGATAGTTTTTAAAGGTAGTGGAGTGAATTTTCAAGCTAGAGTAGATCAATTAGTAGAATTTGCTTCAATTGCTAGAAAAGATGGGCTTTTAGCACTTGAGCCAAAAGTAGCAGAAATAGATAATGCTTGTTTAAAATCAGCAATGATGATGATGGTTGATGGTAAAGACGTAGAAGAGATAAAAGAAAGTATGGAGTTAGATATTTCTCACTCAGAAACTTATTATGATGAATGTAGAGAGTTCTTTTGTCGTGTAGGTGAGTCATGTCCTACGTTTGGACTTGTAGGAGCGGTGTGCGGACTTATGCTTGCTCTTCAACTACTAGATGACCCACAAGCAATGGCTATGGGTATTGCGGGTGCTTTTACGGCTACTGTTACTGGGATTTATTGTTGTTATGGTGTGTTTGTTCCTTGGGGAAATAAAATCAAAGGTAATGGACACGACCTTATTATGGAAAAAGAGCTTATGATGGCAGGAGTAATTGGTATAGCAGAAGGTGCAAACCCAAGAGATTTAGAACAAAAATTATTCTTATATATGCCACATGGTGTTGTTCCAAAATCACAATTTGGTGAATAA
- the motB gene encoding flagellar motor protein MotB, with product MAKKKKCPPIPACEKWAVPLADFFSLLLALFIALYAIASVNTDKAKALTKEFVKIFDFPSTQVVEKESKTDGKYNPSNNEDSKALQAQNINQQESIEKLKAILDQKENQFYMELPSVLFFNKDETKVSNSDDMLYLKRIKMIMHGLGDGVQLEIRGFSDNDDSYLTSFDLATARAREVLEILIKSGVDSSKLSIKSYGANSPRFDNNGSEGVKNNRVELYFKTDINDIKSQKTILDAVENVK from the coding sequence ATGGCTAAGAAAAAAAAGTGCCCACCGATTCCAGCGTGCGAGAAGTGGGCTGTTCCACTAGCTGACTTCTTCTCGTTATTACTTGCTTTATTTATTGCTTTATATGCTATTGCTTCGGTTAATACAGATAAGGCAAAGGCTTTAACAAAAGAGTTTGTTAAGATTTTTGATTTTCCTAGCACACAAGTTGTAGAAAAAGAAAGCAAAACAGATGGTAAGTATAATCCATCAAATAATGAAGATTCAAAAGCTCTTCAAGCTCAGAATATAAACCAACAAGAAAGCATAGAAAAGTTAAAAGCAATTTTAGACCAAAAAGAAAATCAATTTTATATGGAATTACCATCGGTTTTATTTTTTAACAAAGATGAAACTAAGGTAAGTAATAGCGATGATATGCTTTATTTAAAAAGAATTAAAATGATAATGCACGGCTTAGGAGATGGGGTTCAGCTTGAAATTCGTGGCTTTAGCGATAATGATGACAGCTATTTAACAAGCTTTGATTTAGCAACAGCAAGGGCAAGAGAAGTTTTAGAGATTTTAATTAAAAGCGGAGTTGATTCATCAAAACTTAGTATAAAAAGCTATGGAGCAAACAGCCCTAGATTTGATAATAATGGTAGTGAAGGTGTGAAAAATAATAGAGTTGAGCTGTATTTTAAAACAGATATAAATGATATAAAATCACAAAAAACCATTCTTGATGCAGTAGAAAATGTAAAATAA
- a CDS encoding amino acid ABC transporter permease, with amino-acid sequence MKNLENIFKVVFPLAIVVITTYYCYPFELSKADHLAYLKSYGTTLGLTSLGLVIGLTGGFLLAFLLVLRNRFLTMLINEYLDLIRGMPLMLLLMIFAFVVFAQFDNMFFVAVIALGLNSSAYVAEIIRSGIESVDKGQMEAARSMGLSHFQAMRMIVFPQAVKNIIPALANEFISLFKETSVVAFISVVDLTFQSKIFQSNLYDPKPYIFAGVVYYVSVKVFTFFVRLLEMRLKKND; translated from the coding sequence TTGAAAAATTTAGAAAATATATTTAAAGTAGTTTTTCCACTTGCAATAGTTGTAATTACTACTTATTATTGCTATCCATTTGAGCTTAGCAAGGCTGATCATTTAGCTTATTTAAAGAGTTATGGAACGACTTTAGGGCTTACTTCACTTGGTTTAGTTATAGGCCTTACGGGTGGATTTTTATTAGCATTTTTGTTAGTGCTTAGAAATAGATTTTTAACAATGTTAATTAACGAATATTTAGACCTTATTAGGGGCATGCCATTAATGCTACTTTTAATGATTTTTGCATTCGTTGTATTTGCTCAATTCGATAATATGTTTTTTGTTGCTGTTATTGCTTTAGGTCTTAATTCAAGTGCTTATGTTGCAGAAATCATTAGAAGTGGAATAGAAAGCGTTGATAAAGGTCAAATGGAAGCAGCAAGGTCAATGGGCTTATCGCATTTTCAAGCTATGAGAATGATAGTTTTCCCACAGGCTGTTAAAAATATCATTCCAGCTTTAGCAAATGAATTTATTTCATTATTTAAAGAAACTTCAGTAGTTGCGTTTATTAGTGTTGTGGATTTGACATTTCAAAGCAAGATTTTTCAATCTAATTTATACGATCCAAAACCTTATATTTTCGCAGGTGTTGTGTATTATGTTAGTGTTAAAGTATTTACATTTTTTGTAAGATTATTAGAAATGAGGCTAAAGAAAAATGATTAA